A window of Cohnella herbarum contains these coding sequences:
- a CDS encoding sugar phosphate isomerase/epimerase family protein, whose product MKLKVYKSLWGMDHLPLEQQFKLVSEAGYAGFESPVPSQADEPLFRELVQRYGLEYCFTVYTSGDHKDSFKQQVDRALTFSPMLINAHSAKDDMPYEQQLEFYRYALDIEKSAGIPIVHETHRGRAMFTPWSAERLLKDLPDLNICADFSHWCCVCESLLEDQVSRMKIATERARFVHARVGHQEGPQVNHPAAPEHAAALAAHTAWWRDIARNRRDQGAEYLILVPEFGPPGYLQTAPFSQEPVSDLWEVCLWMKNHLESQWDGWLA is encoded by the coding sequence ATGAAACTGAAAGTTTACAAATCCTTATGGGGAATGGACCATTTACCTCTCGAACAACAATTCAAACTCGTTTCCGAAGCAGGTTACGCCGGATTCGAGTCGCCGGTTCCCTCTCAGGCAGATGAGCCGTTATTCCGCGAACTGGTACAACGATACGGTCTGGAATATTGCTTTACCGTATATACGAGCGGCGACCACAAAGATTCTTTCAAACAACAGGTCGATAGGGCGCTTACCTTCTCTCCGATGCTCATTAACGCGCATAGCGCCAAAGACGATATGCCCTACGAGCAGCAGCTCGAGTTTTATCGATACGCATTGGACATCGAAAAATCCGCCGGTATCCCCATCGTTCATGAAACTCATCGGGGAAGGGCGATGTTCACCCCATGGTCGGCCGAACGACTGCTGAAGGACTTGCCCGATCTTAACATTTGCGCCGATTTCAGCCATTGGTGCTGCGTATGCGAATCGCTTCTGGAGGACCAAGTTTCCCGGATGAAAATAGCGACGGAGCGAGCTCGTTTCGTCCATGCGCGAGTCGGGCATCAAGAAGGTCCGCAAGTTAATCACCCCGCCGCTCCCGAGCATGCCGCGGCATTAGCGGCTCATACAGCTTGGTGGCGAGACATAGCGCGTAATCGCCGTGACCAAGGAGCCGAGTACCTAATCCTCGTTCCGGAGTTCGGCCCTCCAGGCTACCTCCAGACGGCTCCGTTCTCCCAAGAGCCGGTTTCCGACCTGTGGGAAGTGTGCTTATGGATGAAAAACCATCTCGAAAGTCAGTGGGACGGCTGGTTGGCTTGA
- the yfbR gene encoding 5'-deoxynucleotidase: MANHFLAYLYRLQYIERWSLMRSTTPENVAEHSYHVALIAHALGSIAREIFHRDINPDEAVTYALFHDATEVFTGDIPTPVKHHNPGILSNFREIEALAAERLLATVPSELQETYRPLLYRKPVNPELDKLLKAADLLDAYLKCISEMSAGNREFATARRQSEEKLRKLDMPEVEWFLTHLAPGFERTIDELAEIEEGDN; encoded by the coding sequence ATGGCAAATCATTTTTTGGCGTATTTATACCGATTGCAGTATATCGAACGCTGGAGTCTCATGCGAAGCACGACCCCCGAGAACGTAGCGGAACACTCGTACCACGTCGCGTTGATCGCCCACGCTCTGGGAAGTATTGCGCGGGAAATATTCCATCGAGACATTAATCCCGACGAGGCTGTCACCTATGCTCTATTCCATGATGCCACAGAAGTGTTTACTGGAGATATTCCGACTCCCGTCAAACATCATAATCCCGGAATTTTATCGAATTTCCGCGAAATCGAGGCTCTGGCCGCCGAAAGACTGCTAGCGACGGTACCTTCGGAGTTGCAAGAAACCTATCGTCCTTTGCTGTACCGTAAACCCGTTAACCCGGAGCTGGATAAGCTCTTGAAGGCTGCCGACCTGCTCGATGCCTACTTGAAATGCATTAGCGAGATGTCCGCTGGGAATCGCGAATTCGCAACCGCGCGGCGCCAAAGCGAGGAGAAGCTGAGGAAGCTGGACATGCCCGAAGTCGAATGGTTTCTGACCCATCTTGCGCCAGGTTTTGAAAGAACGATAGACGAACTCGCCGAAATCGAGGAAGGGGATAATTAA
- a CDS encoding response regulator transcription factor: MSDKVLIIEDEPTLARLVTYNLSQEGYETEVVGNGAEGLHKAIHDQYAIIFLDLMLPGMNGFEVLQKLRQNGVKTPVIILTARNAEEEVVQGLKLGADDYITKPFGVAELLARTSAVLRRSRNEESKPSKASSGDKVIAIGDLQIFPDKYEVFSNGQWITLRPKEFEVLLYLAERPGIVITRDDLMNVVWGFDYIGGQRTVDVHVSSLRKKLELNQQTVQIDSIRGVGYKLFINRKTTSISR, from the coding sequence ATGTCGGACAAAGTACTGATTATCGAAGATGAACCGACACTTGCACGTTTAGTGACATATAATCTCTCGCAAGAGGGATATGAGACAGAAGTCGTCGGGAACGGTGCGGAAGGACTTCATAAGGCGATCCATGACCAATATGCCATTATTTTTCTAGATTTGATGCTTCCGGGCATGAATGGATTCGAAGTGCTCCAGAAGCTGCGTCAGAACGGAGTTAAAACGCCGGTGATCATTCTTACCGCTAGGAACGCCGAAGAGGAAGTAGTGCAAGGTCTTAAACTCGGCGCGGATGATTATATTACGAAGCCGTTCGGGGTCGCCGAACTGTTGGCGCGAACATCCGCCGTCTTAAGGCGTTCGCGCAACGAAGAGAGCAAACCTTCGAAAGCTTCGAGCGGGGATAAAGTGATCGCCATCGGCGATTTGCAGATTTTCCCCGATAAATACGAAGTATTCTCCAACGGACAATGGATTACATTACGTCCGAAGGAGTTCGAGGTTTTGCTGTACTTGGCGGAGAGACCGGGTATCGTCATTACCCGCGACGATCTCATGAACGTCGTATGGGGCTTCGACTACATCGGCGGCCAACGCACGGTCGACGTTCACGTGAGCTCGCTTCGCAAGAAACTCGAGCTTAACCAACAAACCGTACAAATCGACTCCATCCGTGGCGTCGGCTACAAACTATTCATCAACCGCAAAACAACCTCGATTAGCCGTTAA
- the pnpS gene encoding two-component system histidine kinase PnpS → MSKFRLKLTALFVIMIGVSVLAAGLLMGNSYQKNHQAALRDHMIRELHVLNAAAPWPEQGNEAEQSSYLQRQAQRFKEIAGMRVTYIRTDGKVMGDSDHEPGTMDNHLTREEVQQALSDGTGSSVRRSATLKQNMIYVALKVNLDKGDTNQGIIRLAMSLGDVENSLNNMWLALVFGLFLLFAVAAVVSYRVALSVTRPLERMTSAAKRMANMDYAIRVPEGGSDEVGELARALNAMAGSLQEQLDEIRQNGTRLQSVLDNMTSGVVMIAHDGRITLYNREAELLLGSSVRERVGRSYAEIRQHFELVGLIRELLENPVSVHEELTVYYPEERLLEIHIVPMTMSIDEEPGLLIVLQDVSAIRRLERMRSEFVANVSHELKTPVAAVKGFAETLLSGAMNDPETAKSFLTIIQDESDRLNRLIGDILELSKIESRRSPLQFSPIDLPMFLGRMSELLAAEAAKKDIVLDVQTEEGLFLEADEDRLGQIVMNLMQNGINYTPEGGKVKVRAEIIPALEDGEEEMVRITVSDTGIGIPKKDIPRIFERFYRVDKARSRSSGGTGLGLSIVKHLTELHHGTIRVESTVGVGSQFILELPLLQP, encoded by the coding sequence ATGTCAAAATTCCGTTTGAAATTGACCGCTCTGTTCGTCATTATGATCGGGGTTTCCGTACTGGCGGCCGGATTGTTGATGGGGAACTCTTATCAGAAAAACCATCAGGCGGCGCTGCGGGATCATATGATCCGCGAACTGCATGTATTAAACGCCGCGGCGCCTTGGCCCGAGCAGGGGAATGAAGCCGAACAAAGCTCTTATTTACAGCGGCAGGCACAGCGGTTTAAGGAAATCGCCGGAATGCGCGTGACCTATATCCGCACCGACGGAAAGGTTATGGGGGACTCGGATCATGAACCGGGAACGATGGATAACCATCTGACTCGCGAAGAGGTCCAGCAAGCTTTGAGCGACGGTACGGGAAGCAGCGTTCGCCGCAGCGCGACTTTGAAGCAGAATATGATCTATGTGGCGTTAAAGGTCAATTTGGATAAAGGCGATACCAATCAGGGCATCATTCGTCTAGCCATGAGTCTCGGCGACGTAGAGAACAGTCTCAACAACATGTGGTTGGCCTTGGTCTTCGGGCTGTTCCTCTTATTCGCCGTCGCGGCCGTCGTTAGTTATCGCGTCGCGCTTAGCGTTACCCGACCGCTAGAGCGGATGACTTCGGCCGCCAAGAGAATGGCGAATATGGATTACGCGATCCGCGTACCCGAGGGCGGAAGCGACGAGGTGGGCGAGCTAGCTCGTGCATTAAACGCGATGGCCGGCAGCTTGCAAGAGCAGCTCGACGAAATCCGTCAGAACGGAACTCGACTGCAAAGCGTATTGGACAATATGACGAGCGGCGTCGTTATGATCGCTCACGATGGACGAATCACTTTGTATAATCGCGAAGCGGAGTTATTGCTCGGCAGCTCGGTACGGGAGCGCGTCGGACGCAGTTACGCGGAAATCCGCCAGCACTTCGAGCTGGTAGGGCTCATTCGGGAGCTTCTCGAAAACCCGGTGTCCGTCCACGAAGAATTGACGGTGTATTATCCCGAGGAGAGATTGCTTGAAATCCATATCGTTCCGATGACGATGAGCATAGACGAAGAACCCGGATTGCTCATCGTCTTACAAGACGTCTCGGCGATTCGCAGGCTGGAACGGATGCGCAGCGAATTCGTCGCCAACGTCTCCCATGAGTTGAAAACGCCGGTAGCGGCGGTCAAAGGCTTCGCGGAGACACTGTTGTCCGGAGCGATGAACGACCCGGAAACGGCGAAGTCGTTCCTTACGATCATTCAAGACGAGAGCGATCGGCTTAATCGTCTCATCGGCGACATCCTGGAGCTGTCCAAGATCGAATCCCGTCGATCTCCTTTGCAATTCTCGCCCATCGATTTGCCGATGTTCCTTGGAAGGATGTCGGAGTTGTTAGCCGCCGAGGCCGCCAAGAAGGACATCGTTCTAGACGTGCAGACGGAAGAAGGCTTGTTCCTAGAAGCGGATGAGGATCGCTTGGGGCAAATCGTCATGAACCTGATGCAGAACGGCATCAACTACACGCCCGAAGGCGGTAAAGTCAAGGTGCGAGCGGAAATCATCCCGGCTTTGGAAGACGGAGAAGAGGAGATGGTCCGGATAACCGTATCGGATACCGGTATCGGCATTCCGAAGAAAGATATTCCGCGAATCTTCGAACGGTTCTATAGGGTGGATAAAGCTCGCTCTCGCAGTTCCGGGGGAACGGGATTGGGCTTATCCATCGTAAAACATTTAACCGAACTGCATCATGGGACGATAAGAGTGGAAAGCACGGTCGGAGTAGGTTCGCAGTTTATTTTAGAGCTACCGTTGCTGCAACCTTAA
- a CDS encoding HTH domain-containing protein codes for MVVANEVLMPEELAKVYETWMNKLRSSSTGERKRKLSSTSNHAERTFIKQVWWPAFGHFTHLEAEFEVKDFKDGKRYLDFAYITEGFRICIEIDGFGTHWRDISRSQFADHLMRQNHLIIDGWYVLRFSYDDLIERPRICQQIIQQMLGKLGASISPNELKLSPVELAIVRMATSLSTPITPKYITKQLNLHRTTISRHIKTLVQREILIPSRTDVKRVCSYRLNKALLTKIIS; via the coding sequence ATGGTTGTGGCCAATGAAGTCTTGATGCCGGAGGAATTAGCGAAAGTTTATGAGACGTGGATGAACAAGCTACGTTCGAGCAGCACCGGGGAACGCAAAAGAAAATTGTCAAGCACTTCGAACCATGCGGAGCGAACATTCATAAAACAAGTTTGGTGGCCAGCATTCGGACACTTTACGCACTTGGAAGCCGAGTTCGAAGTAAAAGATTTCAAGGATGGCAAACGCTATCTCGATTTCGCTTATATTACTGAGGGGTTTAGAATTTGCATTGAAATCGATGGATTCGGTACTCATTGGAGAGATATCAGCAGATCCCAGTTCGCGGACCATCTCATGCGCCAAAACCACCTCATCATTGACGGTTGGTATGTCCTCAGGTTTTCTTATGACGATCTCATCGAACGACCTCGCATTTGCCAACAAATCATACAGCAGATGCTTGGGAAGCTGGGGGCTTCAATCTCTCCTAATGAACTGAAATTGTCTCCTGTTGAACTAGCCATCGTTAGAATGGCTACCTCCCTGTCTACCCCAATTACACCGAAATACATCACCAAACAACTAAACTTGCATCGTACCACCATAAGCAGACATATCAAAACTTTAGTTCAAAGAGAAATCTTGATTCCTTCGAGGACAGACGTTAAACGGGTGTGCAGTTACAGACTTAATAAAGCATTACTCACTAAAATAATTTCTTAG
- a CDS encoding fumarate hydratase, with product MSSSFEQSMYKLIVETSTNLPADVRRAITAAREAEDRATRAGLSLSTIAQNIEMAECNVSPICQDTGMPTFVVHTPVGANQIIMKQGIRNAIARATKDGKLRTNSVDSLTGSNTGDNLGPGTPVIHFEQWERDDVDVRLILKGGGCENKNIQYSLPAEIEGLGKAGRDLDGIRKCVLHAVYQAQGQGCSAGFIGVGIGGDRTTGYELAKQQLFRKIEDVNPIPELQQLEEYIMDKANQLGIGTMGFGGNVTLLGCKVGVNNRLPASFFVSVAYNCWAYRRQGVVLDGTTHEIKEWVYEGGTGVSMTEEAGEASGESAEVAAKPKEIVLQMPLTEEDVRSLKVGDVVILNGEMHTGRDALHKHLMDHDAPIDLNGGVIYHCGPVMLKDDAGWHVKAAGPTTSIREEPYQGDIMKKFGLRAVIGKGGMGPKTLAALQEHGGVYLNAVGGAAQYYAECIKNVNGVDFSEFGIPEAMWHLQVEGFAAIVTMDSHGNSLHAEVDKDSKAKLAQFKDPVFV from the coding sequence ATGTCATCATCATTCGAACAAAGCATGTACAAACTTATCGTAGAAACTTCAACCAATCTTCCGGCGGACGTACGTCGCGCGATTACCGCAGCACGGGAAGCCGAAGATCGCGCGACGCGCGCCGGACTATCCTTGTCGACGATTGCCCAAAATATCGAAATGGCGGAATGTAACGTTTCTCCTATTTGCCAAGATACCGGTATGCCGACTTTCGTCGTGCACACCCCTGTCGGAGCCAACCAAATCATCATGAAACAAGGAATAAGAAACGCGATCGCCAGAGCGACGAAGGACGGTAAACTTCGCACGAATTCCGTTGATTCATTAACCGGATCGAACACGGGCGACAATCTGGGACCCGGCACGCCGGTCATCCATTTCGAGCAATGGGAGCGCGACGATGTAGACGTTCGTCTAATTCTTAAGGGCGGCGGATGCGAAAATAAAAACATTCAATACAGCCTACCCGCGGAAATCGAAGGTTTAGGCAAAGCCGGGCGCGATCTCGACGGTATCCGTAAATGCGTTCTTCACGCGGTATATCAAGCTCAAGGACAAGGCTGCAGCGCCGGATTTATCGGCGTAGGCATCGGCGGCGACCGAACGACGGGTTACGAGCTGGCTAAGCAGCAGCTGTTTAGGAAGATCGAGGACGTTAATCCGATTCCGGAGCTTCAACAGCTTGAAGAATACATTATGGATAAAGCGAATCAACTGGGTATCGGAACGATGGGCTTCGGAGGTAACGTAACTCTGTTAGGTTGCAAAGTCGGCGTGAATAACCGTCTGCCAGCGAGCTTCTTCGTCTCGGTCGCTTATAACTGCTGGGCATACCGCCGTCAAGGCGTCGTACTTGACGGAACGACGCACGAGATTAAAGAGTGGGTGTACGAGGGCGGCACCGGCGTGTCGATGACGGAGGAGGCAGGAGAGGCGTCCGGCGAGTCGGCCGAGGTCGCGGCCAAGCCGAAAGAAATCGTCCTTCAGATGCCTTTGACGGAGGAAGACGTTCGCTCGTTGAAGGTAGGAGACGTCGTTATTCTGAACGGCGAAATGCATACGGGCCGCGATGCTTTGCACAAGCATTTAATGGACCACGATGCTCCGATCGATCTGAACGGCGGAGTGATCTACCACTGCGGTCCGGTTATGTTAAAGGATGACGCAGGCTGGCACGTGAAAGCGGCAGGCCCTACGACAAGTATTCGGGAAGAACCGTACCAAGGCGATATTATGAAAAAGTTCGGTTTGCGCGCGGTAATCGGCAAAGGCGGCATGGGGCCGAAAACTTTGGCCGCGTTACAGGAACACGGCGGAGTTTATTTGAATGCCGTTGGCGGGGCAGCCCAATACTATGCGGAGTGCATCAAGAACGTTAACGGAGTCGACTTCTCGGAGTTCGGTATTCCGGAAGCGATGTGGCATCTGCAAGTAGAAGGCTTCGCAGCCATTGTGACGATGGATTCGCACGGCAATAGTCTGCATGCCGAAGTAGATAAGGATTCCAAAGCAAAGCTTGCCCAGTTTAAGGATCCGGTATTTGTATAA
- a CDS encoding helix-turn-helix domain-containing protein has protein sequence MNKPSILLETPRLASWCDWTGIDPLPLIAGDRSCILWLRSGTGDACSIHCRIPIAEGACLFVPPNNEVTLRPPAGYPIRAVVYYVTGLQVQGLSQGLLSPREVPFVVPVEPNNVRINRILEDILHEARNPQLGSDEVISSLLQTLLIHFLREMESIEDHDPIPPLSKQQQEPEPIRASNSDNSGSLSQNVRVYIERNYHLELSLSDLAQLVYVSPYHLAHVFKDDVGMSPIQYLIKCRIDEAKRLLVDTDQSVRDIALQVGYPNANYFNLLFSKMTGNSPGKYRKRN, from the coding sequence ATGAACAAGCCCTCGATACTACTGGAAACACCCCGATTGGCAAGCTGGTGCGACTGGACTGGAATCGATCCGCTTCCCTTGATTGCGGGAGACCGTTCGTGCATATTGTGGCTTCGGTCCGGAACCGGAGACGCATGTTCCATCCATTGCCGGATACCGATTGCGGAAGGCGCGTGCCTGTTCGTCCCCCCGAACAACGAGGTGACGCTCCGGCCTCCTGCCGGATATCCTATACGAGCCGTTGTTTATTACGTGACCGGGCTTCAAGTTCAAGGACTATCCCAAGGCTTGTTATCGCCTCGGGAAGTTCCGTTCGTCGTTCCGGTCGAACCGAATAACGTGCGGATCAATCGCATTCTGGAAGATATTCTTCATGAAGCGCGCAATCCTCAATTAGGAAGCGACGAAGTGATTTCTTCCTTGCTCCAAACGCTGTTGATTCATTTTCTCAGAGAGATGGAGTCTATCGAAGATCACGATCCGATCCCGCCACTCTCCAAGCAGCAGCAAGAGCCGGAGCCGATTCGCGCTTCGAATTCCGATAACTCCGGTAGTCTTTCTCAAAATGTAAGGGTTTACATTGAACGAAACTATCATTTGGAGCTGAGCTTAAGCGATCTTGCCCAGCTTGTTTACGTAAGCCCTTATCACCTAGCCCACGTCTTCAAGGATGATGTCGGAATGTCTCCGATTCAATATCTAATCAAATGCCGGATCGATGAAGCCAAACGACTTCTTGTCGACACGGATCAATCGGTACGCGACATCGCCCTTCAAGTCGGATATCCGAACGCCAACTACTTTAACTTATTGTTCAGCAAGATGACGGGCAATTCGCCGGGCAAGTATCGCAAACGCAACTGA
- a CDS encoding sugar ABC transporter ATP-binding protein produces MLLQMKGISKSFYGVQVLDNIDFELLPGEVHALVGENGAGKSTLAKLMSGVHRPDDGYMIVNGKPVPIFSTIEAQRMGISMIYQESCLVPEMSIAENVFLGSEPRWLGLFSNMIKMKRETKSILRSLGMPLHPNTKIKNLSISEHHVVAIAKALSLKANIFVMDEPTASLSDSERIRLFDMIRRFKTEGVGIVYITHRLNEIFEICDRVTVLRDGKKVLTSDVSELSEKDLVKTMVGRELAQIFPPLSNPTGNELLRVENLTRKPWFEKIAFKLDEGEILGITGLVGSGTEGLAKTIFGEVKPETGKVFWHKQRIQLKTPQQAINSGFGYVNRDRIESGLFMDMNVFHNLTIASLKKIHRYHLVQNQHEHDKALDAIIQLDIKTRDPEQEIKFLSGGNQQKVMLGKWLVAESDLYILDEPTRGIDVASKSELYVLLHELVSEGKGMIVISSDMSELIGLCNRILVMHEGKLVDEMANEDATQERILQSASGIRG; encoded by the coding sequence GTGCTATTGCAAATGAAAGGAATATCGAAGTCGTTCTATGGAGTTCAGGTGCTGGATAATATCGATTTCGAGCTGCTTCCGGGGGAAGTACACGCATTAGTAGGAGAGAACGGCGCCGGTAAATCGACTTTAGCGAAGCTAATGTCCGGCGTGCACCGTCCGGATGACGGCTACATGATCGTTAACGGCAAACCGGTTCCGATATTCTCGACGATCGAGGCTCAACGAATGGGGATATCGATGATCTATCAGGAATCCTGTCTCGTACCGGAAATGAGTATCGCGGAGAACGTGTTCCTCGGTTCCGAACCGAGATGGCTCGGCCTGTTCTCGAACATGATCAAAATGAAGCGAGAAACGAAAAGCATCCTAAGATCGTTAGGCATGCCGCTGCATCCGAATACGAAGATCAAGAATCTCTCGATAAGCGAGCATCACGTCGTCGCCATCGCCAAAGCGTTATCGTTAAAGGCCAATATTTTCGTCATGGACGAACCAACGGCTTCCTTATCCGATTCCGAACGGATCAGGCTGTTCGATATGATTCGGCGGTTCAAGACGGAAGGCGTCGGGATCGTATACATCACCCACAGGCTGAACGAAATTTTCGAGATTTGCGACAGGGTGACGGTGCTGAGGGACGGCAAGAAAGTGTTAACCAGCGACGTGAGCGAGCTTTCCGAGAAAGATTTGGTCAAGACGATGGTTGGACGAGAGCTTGCGCAGATTTTCCCGCCTCTATCCAACCCAACGGGAAACGAATTGCTCCGGGTGGAAAATCTTACGCGCAAGCCATGGTTCGAGAAGATCGCTTTTAAGCTGGACGAGGGGGAGATTCTAGGAATTACCGGGCTAGTCGGCTCGGGGACGGAAGGGCTCGCCAAGACGATCTTCGGTGAAGTGAAGCCGGAAACGGGAAAGGTATTTTGGCATAAGCAACGGATTCAGTTGAAAACGCCTCAGCAAGCGATTAATTCGGGTTTCGGTTACGTGAATAGGGATCGGATCGAGTCGGGGTTGTTCATGGACATGAACGTTTTCCATAATCTCACGATCGCGAGTTTGAAAAAAATACATCGTTACCATCTCGTACAGAATCAGCATGAGCACGATAAGGCGTTGGATGCGATCATTCAACTGGATATCAAAACCCGCGATCCGGAGCAAGAAATTAAATTTCTGAGCGGCGGCAACCAACAGAAGGTCATGCTGGGAAAATGGTTGGTGGCGGAAAGCGACTTGTACATATTGGACGAGCCGACGAGGGGGATCGACGTCGCTTCGAAAAGCGAGCTATACGTACTGCTGCACGAGCTCGTTAGCGAAGGCAAAGGCATGATCGTCATTTCTTCCGACATGTCGGAGTTGATCGGGTTATGTAATCGAATATTGGTTATGCATGAAGGAAAACTCGTCGACGAAATGGCGAATGAGGATGCGACGCAGGAACGGATATTGCAATCGGCTTCCGGAATTAGAGGATAG
- a CDS encoding AraC family transcriptional regulator, producing the protein MQAVREKIEYENPLLSLKIWQTTRNDVGTIAWHYHPECELMLVQAGCLNVDLSDETYALQQGDVVILGNSELHRDRNPGGRLDYIVLQFDLSNYFDQSTIPYLQYFNETKVPLSAMNYIFRENPEARVAAAECIRQIHQEALFKESGYELAVNMLIKKLLLILIRNDSRGLLADQDRVERIRLKPVLDFVESRLEERISVEDACRLANMSYYYFVKFFKKIMGFSFTEYVNFRKIKRAEQLLLTRDLSVGEVGDQIGMANMAHFYKMFKRFNGCSPKEFQRKMLAWGRG; encoded by the coding sequence GTGCAAGCCGTCAGAGAAAAGATCGAATACGAGAATCCGCTGCTTTCCTTGAAAATATGGCAAACGACGCGGAATGATGTCGGAACCATAGCTTGGCACTATCACCCCGAATGCGAGCTGATGCTCGTGCAAGCCGGATGCCTTAACGTCGATCTCAGCGACGAGACCTATGCTTTACAACAAGGGGATGTTGTCATCCTTGGGAATTCTGAGCTCCATCGAGATCGTAATCCCGGCGGAAGGCTCGACTACATCGTGCTTCAATTCGACCTTAGCAATTATTTCGACCAAAGCACGATTCCCTATTTGCAATATTTTAACGAAACCAAGGTACCTCTCAGCGCCATGAATTATATATTCCGGGAGAATCCCGAAGCGCGCGTTGCCGCCGCCGAATGCATCCGTCAAATTCACCAGGAGGCTTTATTTAAGGAAAGCGGTTACGAGCTTGCGGTCAACATGTTGATTAAAAAGCTGCTTCTGATCCTTATCCGCAATGACAGCCGAGGGTTGCTCGCCGATCAGGACCGAGTGGAACGCATTCGCTTGAAGCCTGTGTTGGACTTCGTCGAATCCCGACTAGAAGAACGGATTTCCGTCGAAGACGCATGCCGTCTTGCTAATATGAGCTACTACTATTTCGTGAAGTTTTTTAAGAAAATCATGGGCTTCTCCTTCACCGAATATGTCAATTTCCGCAAAATCAAACGAGCCGAGCAGCTCCTCTTAACCCGAGACCTGAGCGTAGGCGAAGTCGGCGATCAGATCGGCATGGCCAACATGGCCCACTTCTACAAAATGTTCAAGCGCTTCAACGGCTGCTCCCCGAAAGAGTTCCAGCGCAAGATGCTGGCTTGGGGGCGGGGGTAG
- a CDS encoding Gfo/Idh/MocA family protein — protein sequence MIGCGGIAMGKHLPSLAKIPEAQVVAFFDVALDRAHDAKNKFGTHDARVYHDVYELLRDHDVHVVHVCTPNDTHAEISIAALEAGKHVLCEKPMAKTAHDARRMLETSERTGKKLSIAYQNRFRADSRWLYQACRAGDLGEIYVAKAHAVRRRAVPTWGVFLDLEKQGGGPLIDIGTHALDLALWMMDNYEPRTVLGSSYRKLAEQGSQANLWGNWDPSKFTVEDSAFAMITMKSGATVWLESSWALNTLDVDEAKVTLSGTKAGADMRKGLRVNGEEHGRLYTQEIQMSGDFGGNPLPDDAAEQEARAWIDAILHDREPVVTAKQALVVQEILEAVYESANKGQAISFV from the coding sequence ATGATCGGATGCGGCGGGATTGCCATGGGGAAACATTTACCATCGCTTGCCAAAATCCCGGAAGCGCAAGTGGTAGCCTTCTTTGACGTGGCACTGGACAGAGCGCATGATGCGAAAAATAAATTCGGTACCCATGATGCCAGAGTGTATCATGACGTGTATGAATTGCTTCGCGATCATGATGTACATGTCGTTCACGTGTGCACGCCTAACGATACGCATGCCGAGATTTCGATCGCGGCGCTTGAAGCCGGCAAACACGTATTATGCGAGAAGCCGATGGCGAAGACGGCACACGATGCCCGGCGCATGTTGGAAACTTCCGAGAGAACGGGCAAGAAGTTGAGCATCGCTTATCAGAACCGTTTTCGCGCGGACAGCCGTTGGCTGTATCAAGCTTGTCGGGCAGGCGACCTTGGCGAGATCTACGTTGCCAAGGCTCATGCGGTTCGCCGCCGGGCGGTTCCGACGTGGGGAGTATTCTTGGATTTAGAGAAACAAGGCGGAGGTCCGCTGATCGATATCGGAACGCACGCGCTGGATCTCGCACTGTGGATGATGGACAACTATGAACCGAGAACTGTGTTAGGATCATCGTATCGCAAGCTTGCCGAGCAAGGAAGCCAAGCGAATTTATGGGGGAACTGGGATCCGTCCAAGTTCACGGTTGAGGATTCCGCCTTCGCGATGATCACGATGAAAAGCGGAGCAACGGTGTGGCTGGAGTCCAGTTGGGCGTTGAACACGCTCGACGTGGATGAAGCCAAAGTAACGTTGAGCGGCACGAAAGCGGGTGCCGATATGAGGAAGGGCTTGCGCGTCAACGGCGAAGAGCATGGCCGACTGTACACGCAAGAAATCCAGATGTCCGGAGACTTCGGTGGAAATCCTCTGCCGGACGATGCCGCCGAACAGGAAGCGCGCGCATGGATCGATGCGATCCTGCACGATCGCGAGCCTGTCGTTACGGCCAAGCAAGCGTTAGTCGTACAAGAAATTCTAGAAGCCGTGTACGAATCGGCGAATAAAGGGCAAGCGATCAGCTTCGTCTAA